The following proteins are encoded in a genomic region of Brachypodium distachyon strain Bd21 chromosome 1, Brachypodium_distachyon_v3.0, whole genome shotgun sequence:
- the LOC100846185 gene encoding peroxidase P7, producing MAAPTFMHCLLAICLLSCAAHAQLSADFYADCCPSLESIVRTEMIKAISRERRIAAKLLRVFFHDCFVQGCDGSVLLDAPGEKTAIPNNNSLLGYEVIDTIKASVEAACPGVVSCADILALTARDGTFLLGGPSWSVPLGRRDSRGGNQSLANDNLPAPDSNLTVLIELFGRQGLSPAEMTTLSGAHTIGFSQCLNFRDRIYNDANISPSFAALRRQTCPRVGGNTTLAPIDVQTPGAFDTDYYQNLLTRRGLFRSDQALFNGGSQDALVRQYSFNPALFRRDFAAAMIKMGNICPLTGDDGEIRANCHVANS from the exons ATGGCTGCTCCTACCTTCATGCACTGCCTGCTCGCCATCTGTCTGCTCTCCTGTGCTGCCCACGCGCAGCTCTCGGCCGACTTCTACGCCGACTGCTGCCCCAGCTTGGAGTCCATCGTGCGTACGGAGATGATCAAGGCCATCAGCCGCGAGCGGCGCATCGCAGCGAAGCTTCTCAGGGTCTtcttccacgactgcttcgtACAG GGGTGTGACGGGTCGGTTCTTCTGGACGCCCCAGGTGAGAAAACTGCCATACCCAACAATAACTCCTTGCTGGGCTACGAAGTCATCGACACCATCAAGGCTAGCGTGGAGGCAGCGTGCCCCGGCGtcgtctcctgcgccgacatCCTCGCGCTTACCGCCCGCGACGGAACGTTTCTG CTGGGCGGACCAAGCTGGAGCGTGCCGCTGGGCCGGCGCGACTCGAGGGGCGGGAACCAGTCTCTGGCGAACGACAACCTCCCAGCGCCGGACTCCAACCTCACCGTGCTAATCGAGCTCTTCGGCAGGCAGGGGCTCTCGCCAGCCGAGATGACGACGCTGTCCGGCGCGCACACCATTGGCTTCAGCCAGTGCCTCAACTTCCGGGACCGGATCTACAACGACGCCAACATCAGCCCGTCCTTCGCCGCGCTGCGGCGGCAGACGTGCCCACGCGTGGGCGGCAACACCACCCTGGCGCCTATCGACGTGCAGACCCCGGGGGCGTTCGACACCGACTACTACCAGAACCTGCTGACGAGACGCGGCCTGTTCCGCTCCGACCAGGCGCTCTTCAACGGCGGGTCGCAGGACGCGCTGGTGCGGCAGTACAGCTTCAACCCGGCCCTCTTCCGGAGGGACTTCGCGGCGGCCATGATAAAGATGGGCAACATATGCCCGCTCACCGGCGATGACGGTGAGATCAGGGCTAATTGCCACGTCGCCAACAGCTAG